TCGGCAGTGTACCCCTGGAAGTGAGTATCCGTTCAAGAACGGTTTCAAGACATTGGCCCATATTTTATGATACTGAGGGAAACTTTTTTAAGTTTCCCTCAGACTCCCTTCAAATGTTTTGAGCGTGTCCGCACCGCCTTCGGCGGAGCGGCCGAACACTCTTCGGCTTAGGACTGGTTAATACTAAATTACGGGATGTACTTCGGGTGCGCGTTTGTATCGAGCCCGTTCCGCTTCCTCCAGGTAATCCATATGCACCAGCAGGTCGGTACGACCCACCAGTTCCCGCATGCTCGTCAAACCGTAGGTCCTCAGCAGGTTGCACCATTGTGTTCGCCAGGCCAGGTACATGTTCACGATGCGCTGCCCGGCCCATTTGGCGGTGATCATGTGACCCAGCTCGGGATCCGTTGTGGCGATGCCTCGGGCGCAGCCGCGTCCGCTCTCGCAGTTGCCGCATCGGACGCACTCGAGGGCCACTAGTTCCGCCGTGCCGATGACCGCGCCGTCGGCTCCCAGGGCGATGGCCTTCGCCACGTCCATGGCATTGCGTATGCCGCCGCTGGCAATGAGACAGATCCGATCCCGGACGCCTTCCTCGGTCAGAAACCGATGCACTTTTGGAATGGCGTACTCGATGGGCATGGCGATGTTCTTTTTGGCGATATCCGGCGCCGCTCCGGTTCCCCCGTAGCTTCCGTCCAGATGAATCACATGGGCGCCTGCATAGTAGCTGCCCACAGCCACCATATCCACGTCCGTGGGAGTCGAGACCTTAACGGAGACCAGGGCTTTCGGATTGATGGCTTTGACCCAATCCACATGTTTCTTGTGATCTTCCACGGAATAGACGCTGTGAAACGGGAAGGGCGAAAACAGGGAGTTCCCCACCACGGTTTCCCGTATGGCGGCCACCTCGGGCGTCACCTTGTCGCCCAGCAGATGCCCTCCCAGTCCCGGTTTAGCCCCCTGGGCGTACTTGAATTCCACCATGGGCGCGTAGAGCACGGTTTCCTCTCTCACTCCGAAAAGGCCCGTGGCAACCTGGGTGATAACGTGCTCCGAATAGGGCACCAGGTCCAGAGGATATCCGCCCTCGCCCGTGCAGGTAAGCGTGTTCAAGGCT
This genomic stretch from Deltaproteobacteria bacterium harbors:
- a CDS encoding 4Fe-4S binding protein, which produces MSNKNATYRLPEAVETVSRFRNSIGKYTIRRNSRCISCGTCAEVCPYGVHPRYDAYSNTLRPKEHKCIGFACRTSEYFCVDRCPEKALTLRLNPILETLGDYRWTPDMLIAHWEMAETGKLPIPDLEYELGSSGGGFDKIRFRTPLPGEQVDIRDEDIDTGITLNKRRDGAPQRALSIPCYGGGMSFGSTALPVMVGRARAAKALNTLTCTGEGGYPLDLVPYSEHVITQVATGLFGVREETVLYAPMVEFKYAQGAKPGLGGHLLGDKVTPEVAAIRETVVGNSLFSPFPFHSVYSVEDHKKHVDWVKAINPKALVSVKVSTPTDVDMVAVGSYYAGAHVIHLDGSYGGTGAAPDIAKKNIAMPIEYAIPKVHRFLTEEGVRDRICLIASGGIRNAMDVAKAIALGADGAVIGTAELVALECVRCGNCESGRGCARGIATTDPELGHMITAKWAGQRIVNMYLAWRTQWCNLLRTYGLTSMRELVGRTDLLVHMDYLEEAERARYKRAPEVHPVI